The following coding sequences lie in one Takifugu rubripes chromosome 8, fTakRub1.2, whole genome shotgun sequence genomic window:
- the rbpjb gene encoding recombination signal binding protein for immunoglobulin kappa J region b isoform X2 — translation MCTLAMFFCPPPCVYLMGSGWKKKKEQMERDGCSEQESQPCAFIGIGNSDQEMQQLNLEGKNYCTAKTLYISDSDKRKHFMLSVKMFYGNSADIGVFLSKRIKVISKPSKKKQSLKNADLCIASGTKVALFNRLRSQTVSTRYLHVEGGNFHASSQQWGAFYIHLLDDEESEGEEFTVRDGYIHYGQTVKLVCSVTGMALPRLIIRKVDKQTALLDADDPVSQLHKCAFYLKDTERMYLCLSQERIIQFQATPCPKEPNKEMINDGASWTIISTDKAEYTFYEGMGPVHAPVTPVPVVESLQLNGGGDVAMLELTGQNFTPNLRVWFGDVEAETMYRCAESMLCVVPDISAFREGWRWVRQPVQVPVTLVRNDGIIYSTTLTFTYTPEPGPRPHCSAAGAILRAGNSSLLSSNSQEAGPGVYGPDSTSGVGVTSSSSTAAAVVS, via the exons ATGTGCACCTTGGCCAT gttcttctgtcctcctccctgtgtttaCCTGATGGGCAGCGgctggaagaaaaagaaggagcaGATGGAGCGAGACGGCTGCTCCGAGCAGGAGTCGCAGCCGTGCGCGTTCATTGGCATCGGCAACAGCGACCAAGAAATGCAACAGCTGAACTTAGAGGGAAAG AACTATTGCACAGCCAAAACTTTGTACATATCCGACTCCGACAAGAGAAAGCACTTCATGTTATCTGTCAAGATGTTCTACGGCAACAGCGCCGACATCGGTGTCTTCCTCAGCAAGAGGATCAAAGTCATCTCCAAGCCCTCCAAAAAGAAGCAGTCCTTAAAAAACGCTGACC TGTGCATCGCGTCGGGGACCAAGGTGGCGCTGTTCAACCGGCTGCGGTCCCAAACGGTCAGCACGCGCTACCTACACGTGGAGGGCGGAAACTTCCACGCCAGCTCCCAGCAGTGGGGCGCCTTCTACATCCACCTGC TGGATGACGAGGAGTCGGAGGGAGAGGAGTTCACTGTGAGAGACGGTTACATCCACTATGGCCAGACGGTCAAACTGGTCTGCTCTGTCACGGGAATGGCCCTGCCCAGACTG ATCATCCGCAAGGTGGACAAGCAGACGGCGCTGCTGGATGCCGACGATCCCGTCTCCCAGCTCCACAAGTGTGCCTTCTACCTGAAGGACACGGAGCGCATGTACCTGTGCCTTTCCCAAGAAAGGATCATCCAGTTTCAA GCCACTCCATGCCCAAAGGAACCAAACAAGGAGATGATCAATGACGGCGCCTCCTGGACAATCATCAGCACAGACAAGGCCGAATACACTTTCTACGAGGGCATGGGCCCCGTGCACGCGCCCGTCACCCCCGTGCCTGTGGTCGAGAGCCTCCAG CTGAACGGCGGCGGCGACGTCGCCATGTTGGAGCTGACGGGACAGAACTTCACTCCAAATCTCCGGGTCTGGTTCGGCGACGTGGAGGCTGAAACCATGTACAG gTGTGCGGAGAGCATGCTGTGCGTGGTGCCCGACATCTCGGCGTTCCGCGAAGGCTGGCGCTGGGTGCGGCAGCCCGTCCAGGTGCCCGTCACGTTGGTCAGGAACGACGGGATCATCTACTCCACCACGCTGACCTTCACCTACACGCCAGAGCCCGGGCCGCGACCGCACTGCAGCGCCGCCGGGGCCATCCTCCGGGCCGGGAACTCCAGCCTgctcagcagcaacagccagGAGGCGGGCCCCGGCGTCTACGGCCCGGACAGCACCTCCGGCGTGGGAGTcacgtcctcgtcctccaccgccgccgccgtggtCTCCTAA
- the cckar gene encoding cholecystokinin receptor type A has protein sequence METFTIQDVLINSTDLNQILCNFGIKNISECGDEEESAVEPKDIDQTVRIILYSLIFLLSVVGNSLIITVLVRNRRMRTVTNLFLLSLSVSDLMVSIVCIPFTLIPNLMRNFIFGTGICKLVMYFMGVSVSVSTFNLVAISLERYSAICNPLTSRVWQTKSHAAKVITATWVVSSLLMLPYPISSTLKPFTRRDNSTGHMCRLVWPNDIIQQSWYVSLLLLLFLIPGIIMMTAYGLISLELYRGIRLELSSRKSSRDRQASTGSLKPGDSDGCYLQPSKRRSIMGSLGNCGNNPIIGRMTSSNSTANLMAKKRVIRMLLVIVFLFFLCWTPVFVVNAWQAFDRRSAYRLTGAPISFIHLLSYTSACVNPIIYCFMNKRFRQGMLATFTCCVCLRNSASESTGIRMTGGKTGRARAAPKAAEQNGHNPLSGVNTRLTCSGVHV, from the exons ATGGAGACCTTCACCATACAAGACGTGCTCATCAACTCCACGGACCTCAACCAGATTCTGTGCAATTTTGGCATCAAGAATATTTCGGAGTGCGGCGACGAGGAGGAATCCGCGGTCGAACCCAAAG ATATCGACCAGACAGTCCGGATCATCCTCTAcagcctcatcttcctcctcagcgtGGTGGGCAACAGCCTCATCATCACCGTCCTGGTGAGGAACCGGCGCATGAGGACGGTCACCAACCTGTTCCTGCTGTCCCTGTCCGTCAGCGACCTGATGGTGTCCATCGTCTGCATCCCCTTCACCCTCATCCCCAACCTCATGAGGAACTTCATCTTCGGCACCGGGATATGCAAGCTGGTCATGTACTTCATGG GCGTATCGGTCAGCGTCTCCACCTTCAACCTGGTTGCCATCTCCCTGGAGCGCTACAGCGCCATCTGCAACCCGCTGACCTCCAGAGTGTGGCAGACCAAGTCCCACGCCGCCAAGGTCATCACGGCCACCTGGGTGGTGTCCTCCCTCCTCATGCTGCCCTACCCCATATCGAGCACTCTCAAGCCTTTCACGCGCCGCGACAACAGCACCGGGCACATGTGCCGCCTGGTGTGGCCCAACGACATCATCCAGCAGTCCTG GTACgtgtccctgctgctgctgctcttcctcatccccGGCATCATCATGATGACGGCCTACGGACTCATCTCCCTGGAGCTCTACCGCGGTATCCGGCTGGAGCTCTCCAGCAGGAAAAGTAGCCGAG acagacaggccagCACCGGCAGCCTCAAGCCCGGCGACAGCGACGGCTGTTACCTGCAGCCGTCCAAGAGGCGGAGCATCATGGGCAGCCTGGGAAACTGCGGGAACAATCCCATCATCGGCCGCATGACCAGCTCCAACTCCACCGCCAACCTGATGGCCAAGAAGCGCGTGATCCGCATGCTGCTGGtcatcgtcttcctcttcttcctctgctggaCCCCCGTCTTTGTGGTCAACGCCTGGCAGGCCTTTGACCGGCGCTCGGCCTACCGCCTGACCGGCGCGCCCATCTCCTTCATCCACCTGCTCTCCTACACCTCCGCCTGCGTCAACCCCATCATCTACTGCTTCATGAACAAGAGGTTCCGCCAGGGGATGCTGGCCACGTTCACCTGCTGCGTGTGCCTGAGGAACAGCGCCAGCGAGTCCACCGGGATCAGGATGACCGGAGGGAAAACGGGCAGAGCGAGGGCGGCGCCGAAGGCCGCCGAGCAGAACGGCCACAACCCCCTGAGTGGAGTCAACACACGCCTCACCTGCAGCGGCGTACATGTGTGA